Proteins encoded together in one Thermococcus gammatolerans EJ3 window:
- the mrtA gene encoding CPBP family archaeomyxosortase MrtA has product MGMRRNPYLLFGVLLPLSFVPRFLGGSLERWALWLVLWYLLVPLGVSLVLGFRPSDLGLRLPDDNWGIFLVLLGLAVILSFAGLTVPSMVSYYPNFAYSSWVEFLEKEMVIGLVMFTHEAFFRGFLLFPLASRKKWVGILAQDVPYVLVHLGKPPIEVPYSFLAGIVFGWVDLRGRSFLQSFLLHWIGSAFFDVLCVLAKAGVV; this is encoded by the coding sequence ATGGGCATGAGGAGGAATCCCTACCTTTTGTTCGGAGTTTTGCTCCCGCTCTCTTTTGTCCCCCGTTTTTTGGGGGGTTCGCTGGAGAGGTGGGCCCTATGGCTTGTCCTGTGGTATCTACTCGTTCCACTGGGCGTTTCATTGGTTCTTGGCTTCAGGCCCTCTGATCTGGGGCTTCGACTCCCGGACGATAACTGGGGGATTTTCTTGGTTCTCCTTGGCCTGGCAGTGATCCTGAGTTTTGCAGGCCTCACGGTGCCCTCGATGGTATCTTACTACCCGAACTTTGCCTATTCAAGCTGGGTGGAGTTTCTGGAGAAAGAGATGGTGATAGGCCTCGTTATGTTTACCCATGAGGCTTTCTTCCGGGGCTTTTTGCTCTTCCCACTCGCCTCGCGGAAGAAGTGGGTTGGAATTCTGGCTCAGGACGTGCCTTATGTACTCGTTCACCTTGGAAAGCCTCCGATTGAGGTGCCTTACTCCTTTCTTGCCGGGATAGTTTTTGGCTGGGTGGATCTTAGGGGGAGAAGCTTTCTCCAGAGCTTTCTTCTCCACTGGATCGGTTCCGCTTTCTTCGATGTTCTCTGTGTCCTGGCGAAGGCCGGGGTAGTTTAG
- a CDS encoding FKBP-type peptidyl-prolyl cis-trans isomerase, which yields MVKVEKGDVIRLRYTGRIKETGEIFDTTDEEIAKQAGIYKESGVYGPVPIAVGAGHVIKGLDEQLEGLEVGKKYEIIVPPEKGFGKRDPKLIKVFTLGQFRRQGIIPFPGMPIEIESEGGRKIKGRVLTVSGGRVRVDFNHPYAGKHLIYEVEIVEKVEDPIEKVKAMIELRLPRIDTNKVVIEVGEKDVTINFTPVLEEIDKNTLVLGEILLESDLKFIGYEDVTFKPNVEELLKPPEEAAEENVEEKVEEQEETEEAGPAETVQEEKTESDETGEVKEETENKAEPTEEIVEETKAEEATSPEDDEKTGQ from the coding sequence ATGGTCAAGGTTGAGAAGGGAGATGTCATAAGGCTCCGCTACACCGGAAGGATTAAGGAAACGGGTGAAATTTTTGATACTACCGACGAGGAAATAGCCAAGCAGGCCGGCATTTACAAGGAGAGCGGTGTTTACGGCCCCGTCCCGATAGCCGTTGGGGCGGGTCACGTCATAAAGGGCCTTGATGAGCAGCTTGAAGGTCTTGAGGTCGGCAAGAAGTATGAAATTATTGTTCCGCCCGAGAAGGGCTTTGGAAAGCGTGATCCAAAGCTTATAAAGGTCTTTACGCTGGGCCAGTTTAGAAGACAGGGCATAATTCCCTTCCCGGGAATGCCTATTGAGATTGAGAGTGAAGGTGGAAGGAAGATCAAGGGAAGGGTTTTGACCGTTAGCGGAGGCCGTGTCAGGGTTGATTTCAACCACCCGTACGCTGGCAAACACCTGATCTACGAGGTCGAGATCGTTGAGAAGGTCGAGGATCCAATAGAAAAAGTCAAAGCCATGATAGAGCTCCGCCTGCCGAGGATTGACACCAATAAAGTGGTCATCGAGGTCGGCGAGAAGGATGTCACGATAAACTTCACACCCGTCCTTGAGGAGATTGATAAAAACACTCTCGTCCTCGGCGAGATACTCCTTGAGAGCGACCTGAAGTTCATCGGTTACGAAGATGTAACCTTTAAGCCGAACGTCGAGGAGCTTCTCAAGCCTCCGGAGGAAGCCGCCGAGGAAAACGTTGAAGAGAAGGTTGAGGAGCAGGAGGAGACTGAAGAGGCCGGGCCCGCTGAGACCGTCCAAGAGGAGAAGACCGAGAGCGATGAGACCGGTGAAGTCAAAGAAGAGACCGAAAATAAGGCAGAGCCCACCGAAGAGATCGTTGAGGAGACCAAAGCGGAAGAAGCAACCTCACCTGAGGATGACGAGAAGACGGGGCAGTGA
- a CDS encoding type II/IV secretion system ATPase subunit, whose protein sequence is MAQVIKSDTLEEAMQRNPHLRRYVESFRKKYGKMPEFHAQLSRDMKDIMYPNIIYPVGDPIFIHIYGDQKTDKKYIVIEPRIETPIEEKKYEMIKDRILEIAPTRNIPEDQEEFERFLDALYDEAVLSLVKGKRKIPGTKEPFTLTKEEMEKFRYLIKRDIIGIGPLEPLARDPYIEDIHIIGANYVSLVHKIFEALPTNITFGDNVKLADYFKNIAERIGRPVSDRNPIVDGALPDGSRINIIYSPDISLKGPSATIRKFTATPISIVQLIGWGTLSAEVAAYLWIALEYGMSVFVCGETASGKTTLLNSIIPFIKPGSKIFTAEDTPEVQVPHPTWQRLVTRERGPEESRVTLFDLLKAALRSRPNYIIVGEIRGAEGAIAFQAMQTGHPVMSTFHAGDVKKMIQRFTGHPINVPITFIDNLNIAVFQQAVYLKGKFLRRTVSVVEIEGYYEELGGVATRNVFEWDPVNDKHIFRGFNNSYILERKIAEIAGYEDPKEIYNELFLRARILQRMLELGITNYWDVYREIKAFYQRGIEGLSFRL, encoded by the coding sequence ATGGCGCAGGTAATCAAGAGTGACACGCTGGAAGAGGCAATGCAAAGGAACCCCCACCTTAGGAGGTACGTGGAGAGCTTCCGAAAGAAGTACGGTAAGATGCCAGAGTTTCACGCCCAGCTCAGCAGGGACATGAAGGATATAATGTACCCCAACATAATCTATCCAGTCGGTGATCCCATCTTCATCCACATCTACGGCGACCAGAAAACTGACAAGAAGTACATCGTCATAGAACCTAGAATAGAAACCCCTATTGAGGAGAAGAAGTACGAGATGATAAAAGATCGCATCCTCGAAATCGCTCCCACCAGAAACATCCCCGAGGATCAGGAGGAGTTTGAGAGGTTTCTCGATGCTCTCTACGATGAAGCCGTGCTGTCATTAGTCAAGGGGAAAAGGAAAATTCCGGGAACGAAGGAACCGTTCACCTTAACCAAGGAAGAAATGGAAAAGTTCCGCTACCTCATCAAGCGAGATATCATAGGAATCGGCCCCCTTGAGCCCCTAGCCAGGGATCCATACATTGAGGACATACATATCATCGGCGCCAACTACGTCTCCCTGGTTCACAAGATATTCGAGGCCCTGCCAACTAACATAACATTCGGTGACAACGTCAAGCTGGCGGACTACTTCAAGAACATAGCCGAACGCATTGGAAGGCCCGTTAGCGACAGAAACCCGATAGTGGACGGAGCCCTCCCGGACGGTTCACGTATCAACATAATCTACTCACCGGACATCTCCCTCAAGGGACCGAGCGCTACAATTCGTAAGTTCACGGCAACACCCATCAGCATCGTCCAGCTCATAGGGTGGGGAACGCTGAGCGCGGAAGTAGCGGCCTACCTGTGGATAGCTCTTGAGTACGGAATGAGTGTCTTCGTATGCGGCGAGACAGCAAGCGGTAAGACTACCCTGCTGAACTCCATAATCCCCTTCATCAAGCCAGGCTCAAAGATATTCACCGCGGAGGACACTCCTGAGGTTCAGGTTCCCCATCCAACATGGCAAAGGCTTGTAACCCGTGAGCGCGGCCCGGAGGAGAGCAGGGTAACGCTCTTCGACCTTCTCAAGGCGGCCCTGCGTTCCAGGCCGAACTACATCATCGTCGGTGAGATTCGTGGTGCCGAGGGAGCGATAGCATTCCAGGCAATGCAGACCGGCCACCCGGTTATGAGCACATTTCACGCCGGTGACGTCAAGAAGATGATACAGCGTTTTACCGGTCATCCAATAAACGTCCCGATAACCTTCATCGACAACCTCAATATAGCGGTCTTCCAGCAGGCAGTTTATCTAAAGGGTAAGTTCCTGAGGAGAACCGTGAGTGTCGTCGAGATAGAGGGCTACTACGAAGAGCTCGGCGGTGTTGCAACGAGGAACGTCTTCGAGTGGGACCCAGTAAATGACAAACATATCTTCAGGGGTTTCAACAACTCTTACATCCTCGAGAGAAAGATAGCTGAGATAGCCGGTTATGAGGATCCAAAGGAGATATACAACGAGCTTTTCCTCCGTGCGAGGATCCTTCAGAGAATGCTGGAGCTTGGCATCACGAACTACTGGGATGTCTACCGGGAGATCAAGGCCTTCTACCAGCGAGGTATCGAGGGCCTGAGCTTCAGGCTCTGA
- the pyk gene encoding pyruvate kinase, with translation MRLPSHKTKIIATIGPASNDRRTIESLIKAGMSVARLNFSHGTFEEHKKAIKRIREASKKLGRRVALLGDLPGVKIRVGKLLGGKIELRRNQTVTLTTEDVEGMEGIIPVEFKDFPKLVSPGDTIYLSDGFIVLKVVKVTEKEVVCKVIVGGTLYSHKGINVPNARIPLEAVTERDFEILEFMIENDVDIVGISFVGSAYDVLKVRRFIKEHNARLFVVAKIERPDAVRNFDEILSAADGVMIARGDLGVEMPIEKLPILQKKLIEKAVMAGKPAIVATQMLESMTTEKLPTRAEVTDVANAILDGADAVMLSEETAVGKYPVDAVRMMARIARATEGYRESFGNVRMLEWKEKIPKKGTIKDAITRSIIEALQVIDARYILTPTRSGYTARLISRFRPKQWILAFTRDEKVANSLMLSYGVYPFVVESDDEAEILQVIKGLGLAKEEDTVLLTKGAPVGKTVGTNTIRIFQVP, from the coding sequence ATGCGACTGCCATCCCACAAGACAAAGATAATAGCAACGATAGGGCCTGCTTCAAACGACAGAAGAACCATAGAAAGCCTAATCAAGGCGGGAATGAGCGTTGCGAGGCTGAACTTTTCTCACGGGACTTTCGAAGAACATAAGAAGGCCATAAAACGAATTCGAGAGGCTTCCAAGAAGCTCGGCCGAAGAGTTGCCCTACTCGGGGATCTTCCAGGCGTTAAGATCCGCGTCGGCAAACTTTTGGGTGGCAAAATTGAGCTCAGGCGGAACCAGACTGTAACACTGACCACTGAGGACGTTGAGGGAATGGAGGGCATAATTCCGGTGGAGTTCAAAGACTTTCCGAAGCTTGTTTCCCCTGGGGATACCATTTACCTCAGCGATGGTTTCATTGTCCTGAAGGTTGTCAAGGTCACTGAGAAAGAAGTCGTTTGCAAGGTTATCGTTGGTGGGACCCTGTACTCTCACAAGGGCATAAACGTTCCAAACGCCAGAATCCCGCTGGAGGCGGTAACCGAGAGGGACTTTGAGATACTCGAGTTCATGATTGAGAACGACGTTGACATCGTGGGCATAAGCTTTGTCGGTTCGGCTTACGACGTCCTCAAAGTCAGGCGTTTCATCAAGGAACATAACGCCCGGCTTTTCGTCGTGGCCAAGATAGAGCGGCCCGATGCCGTTAGGAACTTCGACGAGATCCTCAGCGCCGCAGATGGAGTGATGATAGCCAGAGGGGACCTTGGTGTTGAGATGCCAATAGAGAAACTTCCTATACTCCAGAAGAAGCTCATAGAAAAGGCCGTCATGGCTGGGAAGCCCGCCATAGTGGCAACTCAGATGCTGGAGAGCATGACAACCGAAAAACTGCCGACCCGTGCTGAGGTTACCGATGTTGCAAACGCCATCCTGGACGGTGCCGACGCGGTGATGCTTTCGGAGGAAACCGCGGTGGGCAAGTATCCAGTTGATGCCGTGAGAATGATGGCGAGGATCGCCAGAGCAACGGAGGGTTATAGGGAGAGCTTTGGCAACGTGAGGATGCTGGAGTGGAAGGAGAAGATACCGAAGAAGGGCACGATAAAGGACGCAATAACGCGGAGCATAATCGAGGCCCTCCAGGTCATAGACGCGCGCTATATACTAACGCCCACGAGGAGCGGCTACACGGCAAGGCTTATCTCGCGCTTCCGGCCCAAGCAATGGATTCTTGCCTTCACCCGGGACGAGAAGGTCGCCAACAGTTTGATGCTAAGCTATGGGGTTTATCCCTTCGTGGTCGAGAGCGACGACGAGGCGGAGATCCTTCAGGTCATAAAAGGCCTTGGCCTGGCCAAAGAGGAGGATACGGTGCTGCTCACCAAAGGCGCTCCGGTGGGCAAGACCGTCGGTACAAACACCATAAGGATCTTCCAGGTGCCGTAG
- a CDS encoding ATPase domain-containing protein, protein MVEELLKIELKGDELHRRLGGGIPAGTIMLLEGDRGTGKSIFVQRLLYGFLMNGYSASYISSQYTTVEYIKQMTSLGYDIIPFLIRKKLVFVSLYPLLSGVSEKRKFLSRLLGEPRLWEPNVMIIDSFSSLLSREQEPNAIRDFLLYVKKLASLDKVIILTANTEEIDRDSLFVLEEAATLLIRLNVKVFGGDLKNSAMIVKYNNAKGIFQKIIPFRVEPKVGLIVEIAAVV, encoded by the coding sequence AACTCAAGGGCGATGAGCTCCACAGGCGCCTTGGGGGCGGCATCCCAGCGGGCACTATAATGCTCCTCGAGGGGGACAGGGGTACAGGGAAGTCAATATTCGTCCAGAGGCTTCTCTACGGTTTTCTAATGAACGGATACAGTGCCAGTTACATTTCAAGCCAGTACACCACCGTTGAGTACATAAAGCAGATGACTTCCCTTGGATATGATATAATCCCTTTTCTAATCAGGAAGAAGCTCGTTTTTGTGTCGCTCTACCCCCTTCTGAGCGGGGTTAGCGAGAAGAGGAAGTTTCTGAGCAGACTTCTTGGCGAGCCCCGTCTCTGGGAGCCGAACGTCATGATCATCGATTCATTTTCATCTCTCCTCTCGAGGGAACAGGAACCGAACGCGATCCGGGACTTCCTGCTCTACGTGAAGAAACTGGCCTCCCTTGACAAAGTTATAATACTGACAGCCAACACCGAGGAAATTGATAGGGATTCGCTTTTCGTCCTTGAAGAGGCCGCGACTCTCCTGATAAGATTGAACGTTAAGGTGTTCGGAGGAGATCTCAAGAATTCTGCGATGATAGTGAAGTACAACAACGCCAAGGGCATCTTTCAGAAGATAATCCCGTTCCGCGTGGAGCCTAAGGTGGGGCTGATAGTAGAGATCGCGGCGGTGGTGTGA
- the cysS gene encoding cysteine--tRNA ligase, producing the protein MAIRIYNTLTRQKEEFKPLHEGEVRMYVCGPTVYDYPHLGHARTYIAFDVIRRYLEHKGYTVLMVMNFTDIDDKIIKRANETGEDPKELAEKFLRIFLEDMKALKVKPADIYPRVTEHMQDIISFIKKLQEKGYAYEGSDGVYFEVRKFKDYGKLSKIKLEDLVKGARVEPGEGKRNPEDFALWKKAKPGEPKWESPWGEGRPGWHIECSTMSSKYLGESFDIHGGGNDLIFPHHENEIAQSEACFGHEWVHYWMHTGFLMVNGEKMSKSLGNFVTVRELLKRYNPEVIRLFVLQRHYRSPLDYSEEGIEHAKNNLERLYNTLENIRVAMSKAEISFRWDEPEFRAYEAIRDARKKFYEAMDDDFNTAEALKAVFEVSNAINRYLTEVEKPKESILRKAWEFFKDVGEVFGLFEDYFKEQKAENDEELINLLVEVRAQLRKEKKFDLADKIREELRKLGIQLEDTPQGTVWKRIKV; encoded by the coding sequence ATGGCGATTAGGATATACAACACCCTCACGAGGCAGAAGGAGGAGTTCAAGCCCCTTCACGAAGGCGAGGTTAGAATGTACGTCTGCGGCCCGACGGTTTATGATTACCCGCACCTCGGCCACGCGAGAACTTACATCGCCTTCGACGTCATAAGGCGCTACCTTGAGCACAAGGGATACACGGTTCTCATGGTGATGAACTTCACGGACATAGACGATAAAATCATCAAACGCGCCAACGAGACCGGGGAAGACCCGAAAGAACTGGCGGAGAAATTCCTGAGGATTTTCCTTGAGGATATGAAGGCCCTGAAGGTCAAGCCGGCCGATATATACCCGCGCGTCACCGAGCACATGCAGGATATCATCAGCTTCATCAAGAAGCTCCAGGAAAAGGGCTACGCCTACGAAGGTAGCGACGGCGTTTACTTCGAGGTCAGGAAGTTCAAGGACTACGGAAAGCTGAGCAAGATAAAGCTCGAGGACCTCGTGAAGGGCGCGCGCGTCGAGCCCGGTGAGGGGAAGAGGAACCCCGAGGACTTCGCCCTCTGGAAAAAAGCCAAACCGGGCGAGCCCAAGTGGGAAAGCCCCTGGGGAGAGGGAAGGCCTGGCTGGCACATAGAGTGCTCCACGATGAGCAGTAAGTACCTCGGCGAGAGCTTCGACATCCACGGCGGAGGAAACGACCTCATCTTCCCGCACCACGAGAACGAGATAGCCCAGAGCGAGGCCTGCTTCGGCCACGAGTGGGTCCACTACTGGATGCACACCGGCTTCCTGATGGTGAACGGCGAGAAGATGAGCAAAAGTTTGGGCAACTTCGTAACCGTTAGAGAACTCCTCAAGCGCTACAATCCCGAGGTAATCAGGCTCTTCGTCCTCCAGAGGCACTACCGCTCACCCCTCGACTACAGCGAGGAGGGCATTGAGCACGCCAAGAACAATCTTGAGAGGCTCTACAACACGCTTGAGAACATCCGCGTTGCGATGAGCAAGGCGGAGATTTCCTTCCGCTGGGACGAGCCCGAGTTCAGGGCATACGAGGCCATAAGGGACGCCAGGAAGAAGTTCTACGAGGCTATGGACGACGACTTCAACACGGCCGAGGCTTTAAAGGCGGTCTTCGAGGTCAGCAACGCAATAAATCGCTACCTCACCGAGGTCGAGAAGCCGAAGGAGAGCATTCTAAGGAAGGCCTGGGAGTTCTTCAAGGACGTCGGTGAGGTCTTCGGCCTGTTCGAGGACTACTTTAAGGAGCAGAAGGCCGAAAACGATGAGGAACTCATAAACCTGCTCGTTGAAGTCCGCGCCCAGCTCAGAAAGGAGAAGAAGTTTGATTTAGCCGACAAAATCAGGGAGGAGCTGAGAAAGCTCGGAATTCAGCTGGAGGACACACCGCAGGGAACGGTCTGGAAGAGGATTAAGGTTTGA
- the flaJ gene encoding archaellar assembly protein FlaJ, which yields MPDKEKISIFTKADLDMKTYIRKILLPNVVISAVLFIVASIISRLFMLSSALTTMLYAIPVVLLVYAAIYPYIQADSKKISINSRIPYFITYFAVLSTSEMGRSDLIKVLASDPKLGAIASELKKVYIIVDKLHRSMPEAFRFLARRTPSKVFADFLDRLAYSLDSGVDMKEYLFQEQKTVMDDYETFYEGALYDLDVFKEIYESIIISVVFMASFIIIGPLITGQDIGRLALYTLAIILAAEIGVFLVIKFRMPEDPIWADTKGIETERMKRIKRASQISVLGVVLMGILYYFLLSKRFDIPKPFVVALILSPLYYVGRLAAKEEQSIFRKDENFAAFIRSLSSSLAASGTSLVLVLKYLSAHDFGSLTEDIRALYRRLAVRVDRERAWDFFIAGTGSWLIGIFSEIFREAIRLGAEPDYVGLVISRNFERLVRLRRKRQQSMASFIGIIYGLTASFAFALAASFQVAASINTLFAQLKVPTEYIGDIIHVIPPAGMSFVMYIMLTIMIIHSFLSAIAIKTADGGHWIVALKYFVILLWIFAAGMYAGQVLMERMMGINSQTETTQLLRVLISSL from the coding sequence ATGCCCGACAAGGAGAAGATCAGCATCTTCACCAAGGCAGACCTCGACATGAAAACGTACATTCGCAAGATCCTCCTCCCGAACGTGGTTATCTCAGCGGTTCTCTTCATCGTTGCGTCCATAATCTCACGGCTCTTCATGCTCTCATCTGCCCTGACAACGATGCTCTATGCCATTCCCGTTGTTCTATTGGTCTACGCGGCAATCTATCCATATATCCAGGCCGATTCAAAAAAGATTTCGATAAACTCTCGCATCCCCTACTTCATAACTTACTTCGCAGTTCTCTCAACGAGCGAGATGGGAAGGTCCGACCTCATTAAGGTACTGGCCAGCGATCCAAAACTCGGCGCCATAGCGAGCGAGCTGAAAAAGGTCTACATAATCGTTGATAAACTCCACCGTTCAATGCCGGAAGCTTTTCGCTTCCTCGCCAGAAGAACACCCAGCAAGGTCTTCGCGGACTTCCTTGACAGGTTGGCTTATTCCCTCGACAGCGGTGTGGACATGAAGGAATACCTCTTTCAGGAGCAGAAAACCGTTATGGACGACTACGAGACTTTTTACGAGGGGGCCCTCTACGATCTGGATGTATTCAAAGAGATATACGAATCAATAATTATCTCAGTTGTTTTCATGGCGAGCTTCATCATTATAGGCCCGTTGATAACGGGCCAAGACATCGGAAGGCTGGCGCTCTACACCCTCGCAATAATCCTGGCGGCCGAGATAGGTGTCTTTCTTGTCATAAAGTTTAGAATGCCGGAGGATCCCATCTGGGCAGACACCAAGGGAATAGAAACGGAAAGAATGAAGAGGATTAAAAGGGCCAGCCAGATTTCAGTTCTTGGCGTCGTCCTGATGGGGATACTCTACTACTTCCTCCTCAGCAAGAGGTTTGATATACCTAAGCCCTTTGTCGTTGCCCTGATCTTAAGCCCCCTTTACTACGTTGGCCGTCTCGCGGCAAAGGAGGAGCAGTCGATATTCAGAAAGGACGAGAACTTCGCCGCCTTTATAAGAAGCCTCAGCTCTTCCTTAGCCGCCAGCGGAACCTCCCTCGTCCTCGTCCTTAAGTACCTCAGCGCCCACGACTTTGGATCGCTGACCGAGGACATCAGGGCCCTGTACAGAAGACTAGCCGTTAGGGTAGATAGGGAGAGGGCATGGGACTTCTTCATAGCCGGGACGGGAAGCTGGCTGATCGGCATTTTCTCAGAGATATTCAGGGAGGCAATAAGACTCGGAGCAGAGCCCGATTACGTCGGTCTCGTCATCAGCAGAAACTTTGAGCGCCTTGTACGCCTCAGGAGGAAGAGACAGCAGAGCATGGCAAGCTTCATAGGCATAATCTACGGGCTGACGGCATCTTTTGCCTTTGCTCTAGCGGCATCGTTCCAGGTTGCGGCTTCTATAAACACCCTCTTCGCCCAGCTCAAGGTTCCAACTGAATACATAGGGGATATAATCCACGTTATCCCCCCAGCTGGAATGAGCTTCGTCATGTACATTATGCTAACGATAATGATAATCCACTCCTTCCTCTCGGCAATAGCAATAAAGACCGCCGATGGCGGCCACTGGATAGTCGCGCTGAAGTACTTCGTGATCCTCCTGTGGATATTCGCCGCCGGAATGTACGCGGGGCAGGTTCTAATGGAGAGAATGATGGGTATAAACAGCCAGACGGAGACAACCCAGCTCCTGAGGGTTCTAATATCTTCGCTCTGA
- a CDS encoding RuvB-like domain-containing protein, with the protein MHSHIRGLGLDENGRAKFIADGMVGQVKAREAAGIAVELIKRGKLAGKGILLVGPTGSGKTAIAMGIARELGEDVPFVQIAGSEIYSAEVNKTEFLKQAMRRAIGVRISEERKVYEGEVKKIEIRRTRHPFNPYVEIPESVIITLRTKDDEKTIRAGREIAYQLMELGVEEGDVIQIDAETGRVSKVGTTKEEEGLFFKRKVNLPSGPVLKIKEFTYTVTLHDLDVANARGNIFGLLFSTGAEISDEIRQRVDETVKSWIEEGRATLVPGVLFIDECHMLDIEAFSFLARAMEGELAPILILATNRGRTKIRGTDIEAPHGIPLDMLDRLLIINTEPYRKEEIREIVKIRAREEKIEVSEEAIEYLAELGEKTSLRYAVQLLAPASVLARGGRVEREHVEKAKEYFADIKRSIEFVEKLEGMLS; encoded by the coding sequence ATGCACTCCCACATAAGGGGCCTCGGCCTCGACGAGAACGGAAGGGCCAAGTTCATCGCCGACGGCATGGTCGGTCAGGTTAAGGCGAGGGAAGCGGCTGGAATCGCGGTCGAGCTCATAAAGCGCGGGAAGCTCGCCGGCAAGGGAATTCTTCTCGTAGGGCCAACAGGGAGCGGTAAGACGGCGATAGCGATGGGCATAGCGAGGGAGCTCGGCGAGGACGTTCCCTTCGTCCAGATAGCGGGGAGCGAGATTTACTCGGCCGAGGTCAACAAGACGGAGTTCCTCAAGCAGGCGATGAGGCGGGCGATAGGCGTTAGAATCAGCGAGGAGAGGAAGGTCTACGAGGGCGAGGTCAAGAAGATTGAGATAAGGCGCACGAGGCACCCGTTCAACCCCTACGTCGAGATTCCCGAGAGCGTCATCATAACCCTCCGCACGAAGGACGACGAGAAGACGATAAGGGCCGGCAGGGAGATAGCCTACCAGCTCATGGAGCTCGGCGTTGAAGAAGGCGACGTCATACAGATTGACGCCGAAACCGGCAGGGTCTCGAAGGTTGGAACGACGAAGGAAGAGGAAGGGCTCTTCTTCAAGCGCAAGGTTAACCTGCCGAGCGGTCCCGTGCTCAAGATAAAGGAGTTCACCTACACCGTTACGCTCCACGACCTCGACGTTGCCAACGCCCGCGGAAATATCTTCGGCCTGCTCTTCAGCACGGGAGCAGAGATAAGCGATGAGATAAGGCAACGGGTTGACGAAACCGTCAAGAGCTGGATTGAGGAGGGAAGGGCAACGCTCGTTCCCGGGGTGCTCTTCATAGACGAGTGCCACATGCTCGACATCGAGGCCTTCTCGTTCTTGGCCAGGGCTATGGAGGGCGAGCTCGCTCCGATTCTCATCCTGGCCACCAACAGGGGAAGGACAAAGATAAGGGGCACGGACATCGAGGCTCCGCACGGAATACCCCTCGACATGCTCGACAGACTTCTGATAATCAACACCGAGCCATACAGGAAGGAGGAAATCAGAGAGATAGTCAAGATTCGCGCGAGGGAGGAGAAGATTGAGGTGAGCGAGGAGGCGATAGAGTACCTCGCGGAGCTCGGCGAGAAGACCAGCCTGCGCTATGCGGTTCAGCTTTTGGCTCCCGCGAGCGTCTTGGCTAGAGGCGGAAGGGTCGAGAGGGAGCACGTCGAAAAGGCCAAGGAGTACTTCGCCGACATCAAGAGGAGCATCGAGTTCGTCGAGAAGCTCGAGGGGATGCTTAGCTGA
- a CDS encoding protein-L-isoaspartate(D-aspartate) O-methyltransferase: MREGELRKLWERTVRRLELEGILRDERVKEALLKWPRYLFVEERYRRYAHLDEPLPIPGGQTISAPHMVVIMLQLADLKPGMNVLEIGTGSGWNAALMAELVKGEVYTIERLPELVEFARRNLERAGVRGVHVILGDGSKGFPPRAPYDRIVVTAGAPEVPRPLIEQLKPGGKLIIPVGSYHLWQDLLEVIKLEDGSIKTRNHGGVAFVPLIGEYGWRE, encoded by the coding sequence ATGAGAGAAGGGGAACTCCGAAAACTCTGGGAGAGAACAGTCAGAAGGCTCGAACTCGAAGGCATTCTGCGCGATGAAAGGGTTAAAGAGGCCCTTCTGAAATGGCCCCGATACCTCTTCGTTGAGGAGAGGTACAGGAGATACGCTCATCTCGACGAACCACTGCCCATTCCGGGAGGACAGACTATCAGCGCACCCCATATGGTAGTGATAATGCTTCAGCTCGCCGATTTGAAACCAGGCATGAACGTCCTTGAGATAGGTACGGGAAGCGGTTGGAACGCAGCCCTAATGGCCGAGCTCGTTAAAGGTGAGGTGTACACGATCGAGAGACTCCCCGAGCTCGTCGAGTTCGCGAGGAGAAACCTCGAAAGAGCGGGCGTCAGGGGGGTTCATGTGATCCTCGGAGACGGCAGTAAGGGTTTTCCCCCAAGGGCACCCTACGACAGAATCGTGGTCACCGCAGGGGCACCGGAAGTGCCAAGACCACTCATCGAGCAGCTGAAACCGGGAGGGAAACTGATAATCCCGGTTGGAAGCTATCACCTGTGGCAGGATCTCCTTGAGGTTATCAAACTGGAAGATGGTTCGATAAAAACGAGAAACCATGGAGGGGTTGCCTTCGTCCCGCTGATAGGAGAGTATGGGTGGAGGGAATAA